In the Drosophila gunungcola strain Sukarami unplaced genomic scaffold, Dgunungcola_SK_2 000001F, whole genome shotgun sequence genome, one interval contains:
- the LOC128262236 gene encoding mucin-2 yields MISRYLLALGMWAALTITFSAAQNTTVSTTTESLTCILFPELPICRTTTQATTTTASRTTTTSTSIAPTTTKEVTTTTSTTTKEISTTTIVPTTTSTSTTTEETTTTTLSPTTTSTSTTTEGTTTTLAPTTTSTSSTTKETTTTTLAPTTTSTSTTTEGTTTTTLTPTTTSTSTSTEETTTTTLATTSTTSSTTTKETTTTTLAPTTTSTSTESIICILFPQLPRCRTTTQATTTTASTTTTASTTIAPTTTEEVTTTTLAPTTTEEISTTTIAPTTTSTSTTTKETTTTTLAPTTTSTSTATQGTTTTTIAPTTTTSSTTTEETTTTTLSPTTTSTSTTTEETTTTTLAPTTTSTSTTTEETTTTTLAPTTTTSSTTTEETTTTTLSPTTTSTSTTTEETTTTTLAPTTTSTSTTTEETTTTTLAPTTTSNSTTIEETTTTTIAPTTTNTSTTTEGTTTTSSTTTEETTTTTLAPTTTSTSTTTEETTTTTIAPTTTNTSTTTEGTTTTSSTTTEETTTTTLAPTTTSTSTTTEETTTLSSTTNSQAHHHHHYHQGVYGPPAFPLPPPIPLPPFPFLGALPETDSSVIALLPIPLPPPIPEFPRPPPRLPHPFGNLFGK; encoded by the exons ATG atcAGCCGATACTTATTGGCTCTTGGCATGTGGGCTGCACTTACTATAACCTTTTCTGCAGCTCAAAACACAACAGTTTCAACTACAACTGAATCGTTAACATGCATACTTTTTCCGGAATTACCAATATGTAGAACAACCACTCAAGCTACTACTACCACAGCCTCAAGAACAACCACAACATCAACTTCAATCGCTCCGACGACCACCAAAGAAGTAACGACAACCACTTCCACAACCACTAAAGAAATATCAACGACAACTATAGTTCCAACAACCACAAGCACTTCTACAACCACTGAGGAAACTACAACGACAACTTTATCCCCAACAACCACAAGCACTTCTACAACCACTGAAGGAACTACAACAACTTTAGCTCCAACAACCACAAGCACTTCTTCAACCACTAAGGAAACTACAACGACAACTTTAGCTCCAACAACCACAAGCACTTCTACAACCACTGAAggaactacaacaacaactttaACTCCAACAACCACAagcacttccacttccactgaggaaactacaacaacaactttaGCTACAACAAGCACAACCTCATCTACAACCACTAAGGAAACTACAACGACAACTTTAGCGCCAACAACCACAAGCACTTCAACTGAATCAATAATATGTATACTTTTTCCGCAATTGCCAAGATGTAGGACAACAACACAAGCTACTACTACCACTGCCtcaacaacaaccacagcaTCAACTACAATCGCTCCGACGACCACCGAAGAAGTAACGACAACCACCTTGGCTCCCACAACCACTGAGGAAATATCAACGACAACCATAGCTCCAACAACCACAAGCACTTCAACAACCACTAAAGAAACTACAACAACGACTTTAGCTCCAACAACCACAAGCACTTCTACAGCCACTCAGGGAACTACAACGACAACCATAGCTCCAACAACCACAACCTCTTCTACAACCACTGAGgaaactacaacaacaactttaTCTCCAACAACCACAAGTACTTCTACAACCACTGAGGAAACTACAACGACAACTTTAGCTCCAACAACCACAAGTACTTCTACAACCACTGAGgaaacaacaacgacaacttTAGCTCCAACAACCACAACCTCTTCTACAACCACTGAGgaaactacaacaacaactttaTCTCCAACAACCACAAGTACTTCTACAACCACTGAGGAAACTACAACGACTACTTTAGCTCCAACAACCACAAGTACTTCTACAACCACTGAGGAAACTACAACGACAACTTTAGCTCCAACAACCACAAGCAATTCTACAACTATTGAGGAAACTACAACGACAACTATAGCTCCAACCACCACAAACACTTCAACAACCACTGAGGGAACAACCACAACCTCTTCTACAACCACTGAGGAAACTACAACGACAACTTTAGCTCCAACAACCACAAGCACTTCTACAACTACTGAGGAAACTACAACGACAACTATAGCTCCAACAACCACAAACACCTCAACAACCACTGAGGGAACAACCACAACCTCTTCTACAACCACTGAGGAAACTACAACGACAACTTTAGCTCCAACAACCACAAGCACTTCTACAACCACTGAGGAAACTACAACGCTTAGTTCTACAACAAACTCTCAAGcccatcaccatcatcattaTCACCAAGGTGTATATGGGCCTCCAGCCTTTCCACTTCCACCTCCGATACCCCTGCCACCATTTCCCTTTCTTGGAGCGTTGCCTGAAACTGATTCTAGTGTGATTGCTTTACTACCCATTCCGCTTCCACCCCCGATTCCTGAATTTCCTCGGCCCCCACCAAGGCTACCTCATCCCTTCGGAAATTTGTTTGGAAAATAA
- the LOC128262235 gene encoding uncharacterized protein LOC128262235: MRVSLALWGTLCLYVVTANAQGFIPPPNAGLHNGPPFHNSQRRQLNVQQYNQQSFVQAGVELPIPHRGHQQHTHLHHQQPPQQHRFGQFPQQQQHQPLQQQQQAHNNQQFQRSTQNQLQTAPQFPQQQHQQLPSSASGIDLHHQNFLDLRNFAGSQQQHQQQQQHPQQQRHKQFDSRLQSTAFPPQPSPETYQQQQLHQQQQQQQQQQFAFQQPQQFGPQVLPQTTQKLPSQAPVPTFQTIPQQQQSQFNYQPQSSQQQYQLTPQLGLPVPQIFSNVQATPFPEPTRGTFQQQPQQQQQPQFQHQFVNAPSPVQPQAQPADQEYKQKLIQKHEQFVAKQYEKSQHKVRQQHEEFLVKQHQIKQHILPTIVTQHNGNYQNSPYVAAPARGRPVAHPTEYNQFNSALQQYYKEHPTTTTTTTTTTTTTEATTTPKKNIFAQVKSELGKYPSQKSGKKPVKTIARDDLLKQLKAALSEAPQQPLTGNKTYDEMDLVLPNGQRVQVIRTTDPNLVQGQKAYSQEQLQTLLAQQALGGDAKHSLSDVAPSKSKDLELPGGGKVQILRSPDPQESDTLPTGSLPGGVDLSSLAALYGGGAGDIQGISSGANSIASSAVITSDSDEPPSLEELAKRGLIPDGYEIEGLSSKSQPTATAAPPPTLPPKKKATYVYLEEQADGSFKIQGVKANGEKETKQTGSEVESILERIRSGEIKLPPSVSRLTLPNDELVEIKSGKIIQTTRAPTTTSTTTTTTTTTPTPFVSRGTPSNHRQYHPSRTSTTTTTTTSTPTTSRHNLIFESSTSRANAASLIRTTPAPIYGGSTVTISPYLDGVSTHLPVVTERLSDLANNPELLPPVPQYADALVQETENTEKAAQASPATGSVLSNPSEDLLQILKTNGLFAMAKYLRQSGLDSILNETGPYTIFVPTDKAFKNLLVQLGGPERAEEKFQSNPRLLSGLLLHHVIPGAFEIATLQDEMTGVSLAGTQLRVNQYNMHDQEWNDVTLTTINGAMVVLNKKDIKIPQGVAHAVDRVMFPLPVGDILQTLQSDREGRFSNFLKILYTSGLSEKLQSKGVKTYTVFAPVDKSFSELDSDTLEKLYNDKEAAEQFAMKHIVPGALFSAGMRFYQVKDSLSTGKTVILQKTSAGKIKVNDAQMVTSNIPATNGVIHALDGVLA; this comes from the exons ATGAGAGTCTCGTTGGCACTGTGGGGCACTTTGTGTCTGTATGTGGTCACTGCGAATGCACAAGGATTTATACCACCTCCCAATGCCGGGCTTCACAATGGG CCGCCCTTTCACAACTCGCAGCGCCGCCAGCTGAACGTGCAGCAGTACAATCAGCAGAGCTTTGTCCAGGCGGGCGTGGAGCTGCCCATTCCCCACCGTGGCCACCAGCAACACACGCATCTGCATCACCAGCAGCCCCCGCAGCAACATCGCTTCGGGCAGTtcccacagcagcagcaacatcagccgctgcagcagcaacagcaggcccACAACAATCAGCAGTTCCAACGCTCGACCCAAAACCAATTGCAGACGGCTCCCCAGTtcccgcagcagcagcatcagcagttGCCCTCATCAGCCTCTGGTATAGATTTGCATCACCAAAACTTCTTGGACTTGCGCAACTTTGCTGGctcccagcagcaacatcaacagcaacagcaacatcccCAGCAACAGCGCCACAAGCAATTCG ATTCTCGCCTGCAATCCACGGCTTTTCCCCCTCAGCCCTCGCCGGAAACctaccagcaacagcaattgcatcagcagcagcaacagcagcagcagcagcagtttgCCTTCCAGCAGCCCCAGCAATTCGGACCCCAGGTTCTGCCCCAGACCACACAAAAGCTGCCCAGCCAGGCGCCAGTTCCCACTTTCCAGACCAttccgcagcagcagcaaagccAGTTTAACTACCAGCCGCAGTCCAGCCAGCAGCAATATCAGCTGACTCCGCAGTTAGGATTGCCGGTGCCGCAGATCTTTAGCAATGTGCAGGCCACACCCTTCCCGGAGCCCACCAGGGGAACCTTCCAGCAGcaaccgcagcagcaacaacagcccCAGTTCCAGCACCAATTTGTAAATGCCCCTTCGCCCGTTCAACCGCAAGCCCAACCAGCTGACCAGgagtacaaacaaaaactgatcCAAAAGCATGAGCAGTTCGTGGCCAAACAGTATGAGAAATCGCAGCATAAGGTGCGTCAGCAACACGAAGAGTTCCTGGTCAAGCAGCACCAGATCAAGCAGCACATTCTGCCCACAATTGTGACCCAGCACAATGGCAACTACCAGAACTCGCCCTATGTGGCGGCCCCGGCCCGTGGCCGACCAGTGGCCCATCCCACGGAGTACAATCAGTTCAACAGTGCCCTGCAGCAGTATTACAAGGAGCACCCGACAACGACGACCACCACCacgacaacaaccacaaccactGAGGCCACCACCACGCCCAAGAAGAATATCTTTGCGCAGGTGAAATCGGAATTGGGTAAATATCCCAGTCAGAAGTCGGGCAAGAAGCCGGTGAAGACGATTGCCCGAGATGATCTGCTCAAGCAGCTGAAGGCAGCCTTGTCCGAGGCACCACAACAACCACTGACTGGCAACAAGACATACGACGAGATGGACTTGGTACTGCCCAATGGTCAGCGGGTTCAGGTGATCCGCACCACGGATCCCAATTTGGTTCAGGGGCAGAAGGCCTACTCGCAGGAGCAGCTGCAAACACTGTTGGCCCAACAGGCCCTGGGTGGCGATGCCAAGCACAGTTTGAGCGATGTGGCTCCCAGCAAGAGCAAGGATCTTGAGCTACCCGGTGGCGGAAAGGTGCAGATCCTGCGATCACCCGATCCCCAGGAGTCGGACACACTGCCCACTGGTTCGCTGCCCGGTGGCGTGGATCTCTCCAGTTTGGCCGCCCTCTATGGCGGTGGAGCAGGCGACATTCAGGGCATCAGCAGTGGAGCCAATAGCATTGCCAGTTCCGCTGTCATAACCTCGGATTCGGATGAGCCACCATCGCTGGAAGAGCTGGCCAAGCGCGGACTCATTCCCGATGGCTATGAGATCGAGGGCTTGAGCTCAAAATCACAGCCAACAGCCACCGCTGCACCGCCACCCACTCTGCCACCCAAGAAGAAGGCCACTTATGTGTATCTCGAGGAGCAGGCCGATGGCAGCTTCAAGATCCAAGGAGTCAAGGCTAATGGTGAGAAGGAGACCAAGCAAACTGGTTCGGAGGTGGAAAGTATTCTGGAGAGGATTAGGAGCGGTGAGATTAAGCTGCCGCCTTCCGTTTCTCGTTTGACTTTGCCCAACGATGAGCTGGTTGAGATCAAGAGCGGCAAGATTATACAGACCACACGTGCGCCAACGACCACATCTACAACCACCACCACAACAACCACCACTCCCACACCATTTGTTTCCCGCGGAACACCAAGCAACCACAGACAGTATCATCCATCAAGGACTTcgacaacaaccacaaccactACTAGCACACCAACCACATCGCGCcacaatttgatttttgagAGCAGCACCAGCCGTGCAAATGCCGCTAGTCTGATCCGCACCACTCCAGCTCCCATTTACGGTGGATCCACGGTGACAATTTCACCATATCTGGATGGTGTGTCCACCCACTTGCCGGTGGTGACCGAACGGCTATCCGATTTGGCCAACAATCCTGAGTTGCTGCCGCCAGTGCCCCAATATGCCGATGCCCTTGTCCAGGAGACGGAGAACACCGAGAAGGCGGCACAGGCCAGCCCGGCAACTGGATCTGTACTATCCAATCCCAGCGAGGATCTGCTGCAGATCCTCAAGACCAACGGACTCTTCGCCATGGCCAAATATCTGAGGCAGTCGGGCCTGGACAGCATTCTCAACGAGACCGGACCCTACACCATCTTTGTGCCCACTGACAAGGCCTTCAAGAATCTACTGGTGCAGTTGGGCGGACCCGAAAGGGCCGAGGAGAAGTTCCAGTCAAATCCCAGATTACTGAGCGGG CTGCTGCTCCACCATGTGATTCCCGGAGCCTTTGAAATTGCCACTTTGCAGGACGAGATGACTGGCGTTTCTCTAGCCGGAACCCAGCTGCGCGTTAATCAGTACAACATGCATGACCAAGAGTGGAACGATGTGACT CTCACCACCATCAACGGAGCCATGGTTGTGCTGAACAAGAAGGACATAAAGATCCCCCAGGGAGTTGCCCACGCCGTCGATCGCGTGATGTTCCCACTGCCCGTCGGAGACATTTTGCAAACCCTGCAGTCTGATCGCGAAGGTCGCTTTAGCAATTTCCTCAAGATTTTGTACACCTCTGGACTGTCGGAGAAGCTGCAGAGCAAGG GTGTTAAGACCTACACGGTTTTCGCTCCTGTGGACAAGAGCTTCAGCGAACTGGATTCGGACACTCTTGAGAAGCTCTACAACGACAAGGAGGCCGCCGAGCAGTTTGCCATGAAGCACATAGTTCCCGGAGCTCTTTTCTCCGCCGGCATGCGTTTCTACCAGGTTAAGGACTCGCTGTCTACGGGCAAAACAGTTATCCTGCAGAAGACGTCCGCCGGCAAGATCAAGGTGAACGATGCCCAGATGGTCACATCGAATATCCCAGCCACCAATGGAGTGATCCATGCCCTGGATGGGGTCCTAGCGTGA